A single region of the Hyphomicrobiales bacterium genome encodes:
- a CDS encoding putative MFS family arabinose efflux permease (Evidence 3 : Putative function from multiple computational evidences) codes for MTTSPSTAVTPAAKRPVAPEIIILAGCLIALISFGPRAASGLFLLPMSADYGWGREVFSLALAVQNLLWGIGSPFAGAIADRFGIVRVFFVGTILYVLGLVLMTQASTPGMLNLSAGVMIGFALSGCSFNLVLGAFGKLLPDRWKPMAFGAGTAAGSFGQFLFPPLGHFFIESFGWQTTLLIFAGSLLPILPLSMALATRGSGSATGTASVPGQSVRQALSEAFRHPSYVLLVIGFFTCGFQLAFVTVHLPAYLEDVGLAAWVGGFTLAAIGLANVVGSLTSGYLSTRMPKRWLLSIIYLLRSVVTVAFIMLPASPASAITFGVLTGLLWLSTVPPTSALVLLMFGSRYMAMLYGFAFFSHQVGGFLGVWLGGVLYESFGSYAIVWWLSVALGVASAVINLPIKERAVHRPQPA; via the coding sequence ATGACCACATCACCATCGACGGCCGTGACCCCAGCGGCGAAGCGTCCGGTCGCGCCTGAGATCATCATCCTGGCGGGATGTCTGATCGCACTTATTTCCTTCGGACCGCGGGCCGCGAGCGGCCTGTTTCTCTTGCCGATGAGCGCGGACTACGGCTGGGGCCGCGAGGTGTTCAGCCTCGCGCTCGCCGTTCAGAACCTTCTCTGGGGCATCGGCTCGCCCTTCGCAGGGGCGATTGCAGACCGTTTCGGAATCGTCCGCGTCTTCTTCGTGGGCACCATTCTCTACGTGCTCGGCCTCGTGCTGATGACGCAGGCCTCGACGCCCGGGATGCTCAATCTGTCCGCTGGCGTGATGATCGGTTTCGCCCTGTCCGGCTGCTCCTTCAACCTGGTGCTCGGCGCCTTCGGTAAACTGCTGCCCGACCGGTGGAAGCCGATGGCCTTCGGCGCCGGCACGGCGGCCGGGTCCTTCGGCCAGTTCCTGTTTCCACCGCTGGGACATTTCTTCATCGAGAGCTTCGGCTGGCAGACAACGCTGCTCATCTTCGCGGGCAGCCTCCTGCCGATCCTGCCGCTCTCCATGGCGCTGGCGACCCGCGGATCCGGATCGGCGACCGGGACCGCTTCCGTTCCTGGCCAGTCCGTCCGGCAAGCCCTGTCGGAGGCCTTCCGCCATCCGAGCTATGTTCTGCTGGTGATCGGCTTCTTCACCTGCGGCTTTCAGCTTGCCTTCGTCACGGTCCATTTGCCGGCCTATCTGGAGGACGTCGGGCTCGCGGCTTGGGTGGGAGGCTTTACGCTGGCTGCCATTGGCCTTGCCAATGTGGTCGGTTCGCTGACGTCGGGCTATCTGTCGACGCGCATGCCGAAGCGCTGGCTTCTGTCGATCATCTATCTCCTGCGCTCGGTCGTGACAGTCGCTTTCATCATGCTGCCGGCCTCGCCCGCATCGGCGATAACCTTCGGCGTGCTCACGGGCCTGCTCTGGCTGTCGACGGTGCCACCGACATCGGCGCTCGTGCTGTTGATGTTCGGCTCGCGCTACATGGCGATGCTCTACGGCTTTGCCTTCTTCTCCCACCAGGTCGGCGGCTTCCTCGGCGTCTGGCTGGGCGGCGTGCTCTACGAGAGCTTCGGCTCCTACGCGATTGTCTGGTGGCTGTCGGTGGCCTTGGGGGTGGCGTCCGCAGTGATCAACCTGCCGATCAAGGAGCGCGCGGTGCACCGGCCACAGCCGGCTTAA
- the wrbA gene encoding NAD(P)H:quinone oxidoreductase: MREVADDVLQRQAKVTDDHGDRMMAKVLVLYYSSYGHIESMAQAVAEGAREAGAEVVLKRVPETVPEEVAKGAGFKLDQQAPIATVAELPEYDAIIFGAPTRYGSFASQMRAFIDQTGGLWAKGALVGKVGSAFTSSATQHGGQESTILTFLPTLLHLGFVVVGLPYAFAGQMGLEEIKGGSPYGASTIAGADGSRQPSAIELEGARYQGKHVATIAAKLAG, encoded by the coding sequence ATGCGAGAGGTCGCCGATGATGTTCTGCAGAGGCAGGCCAAGGTGACAGACGACCACGGAGACCGAATGATGGCGAAGGTTCTTGTCCTGTACTACTCCTCCTACGGCCATATCGAATCCATGGCTCAGGCGGTTGCCGAGGGCGCGCGGGAGGCGGGTGCTGAAGTTGTTCTGAAGCGCGTGCCGGAGACTGTCCCGGAAGAAGTTGCCAAGGGCGCGGGTTTCAAACTCGACCAGCAGGCTCCGATTGCCACCGTCGCAGAGCTCCCCGAGTATGACGCCATCATTTTTGGCGCGCCGACTCGCTATGGCAGCTTTGCCTCCCAGATGCGCGCCTTCATCGACCAGACCGGAGGGCTGTGGGCCAAGGGCGCCCTGGTCGGCAAGGTGGGCTCGGCCTTCACGTCGTCCGCCACGCAGCACGGCGGCCAGGAATCCACCATCCTGACCTTCCTGCCGACCCTTCTCCATCTTGGCTTCGTGGTCGTCGGGCTTCCCTATGCTTTCGCCGGCCAGATGGGTCTTGAGGAGATCAAGGGTGGCTCACCCTACGGCGCCTCGACCATCGCCGGGGCCGATGGCAGCCGCCAGCCCTCCGCCATCGAGCTCGAGGGCGCTCGGTACCAGGGCAAGCACGTCGCGACGATCGCCGCGAAGCTCGCTGGCTGA
- the ywlC gene encoding Threonylcarbamoyl-AMP synthase yields the protein MATSVPPVATECLAADAAGIARAASFLKAGRLVAFPTETVYGLGGDATQGSAVAAIYAAKGRPQFNPLIAHVADFTTARKLGQFNALACKLADAFWPGPLTLVVPRTPDCPVSPLASAGLDSIAIRIPAHPIALDLLRSVGLPLAAPSANPSGGVSPTTAAHVLSDLDGVIAAVIDGGATVVGLESTVVSCLEDRPRLLRPGGTSRRAIEEVLGMALAEREEADGTAPHSPGQLASHYAPHASLRMGATTIEPGEAVLLFGPEKPAGLERAAMVLNLSETGDLIEAAANLFSCLRRMDSTRPAAIAVAPVPDHDLGEAINDRLRRAAAPR from the coding sequence ATGGCGACCAGCGTTCCCCCTGTCGCGACGGAATGCCTGGCAGCCGACGCGGCAGGCATCGCCCGCGCGGCGAGCTTTCTGAAGGCGGGGCGGCTCGTCGCCTTCCCGACGGAGACCGTCTATGGCCTCGGCGGCGATGCGACCCAGGGCTCGGCCGTCGCCGCGATCTATGCGGCCAAGGGCCGGCCGCAGTTCAATCCCCTGATTGCCCATGTTGCCGACTTCACGACGGCCCGCAAGCTCGGCCAGTTCAACGCGCTCGCCTGCAAGCTTGCCGATGCCTTCTGGCCGGGCCCGCTGACCCTCGTCGTGCCCCGCACGCCGGACTGCCCGGTATCCCCGCTGGCCAGCGCCGGCCTCGACAGCATCGCCATCCGCATTCCCGCCCATCCCATCGCGCTCGATCTCCTGCGCAGTGTCGGGCTCCCGCTGGCAGCGCCATCCGCCAATCCCTCAGGCGGCGTGAGTCCCACGACGGCCGCCCATGTGCTGAGCGATCTCGATGGCGTCATCGCCGCCGTGATCGATGGCGGCGCGACGGTTGTCGGTCTGGAGTCGACGGTGGTGTCATGCCTGGAAGACAGGCCTCGCCTGCTGAGACCGGGCGGCACCAGTCGCCGCGCGATCGAGGAGGTTCTGGGAATGGCGCTGGCCGAGCGTGAAGAGGCCGATGGGACAGCGCCGCATTCCCCCGGCCAGCTCGCCTCGCATTATGCGCCCCACGCCAGCCTGCGCATGGGCGCCACAACCATCGAGCCCGGCGAGGCCGTGCTTCTGTTCGGCCCCGAGAAACCAGCTGGGCTGGAGCGGGCGGCTATGGTGCTGAATCTGAGCGAGACCGGCGACCTGATCGAGGCTGCGGCGAATCTCTTTTCCTGCTTGCGCCGTATGGATTCGACGCGGCCTGCGGCCATAGCCGTCGCCCCCGTTCCCGATCATGACCTGGGCGAGGCCATCAACGACCGGCTGCGGCGGGCCGCTGCCCCGCGCTGA
- the dmdC gene encoding 3-methylmercaptopropionyl-CoA dehydrogenase, which produces MTYRAPLSDIIATMRHAAGCDMAIRDGLYGDLSVDLIAAILGEAGTFAEEVIAPLNRAGDTDGATLIDGRVVTTPGWRDAYRVWAAGGWNGLVAPEEWGGQRLPMLVQVACLELWNSGSMAFAIGPTLTAAGIEALDIHGTPELRRLYLPKLVSGEWMGTMNLTEPQAGTDLSALKTRAERAADGTYRLTGAKIFITYGEHDITDNIVHMVLARLPDAPPGNRGISLFLVPKFIVNPDGSLGARNDVVCQSLEHKLGIHGSPTCVMAYGDKGGATAYLVGEENRGLACMFTMMNNARLAVGLQGVGVAERAYQQALSYARERRQGRRPDTPPGQSTPIIAFPDVRRMLMTMKALTQAARAICYLTAGALDRARLSADAEERQRAHETASLLTPIAKAFSTDIGFEVASLGVQVHGGMGYIEETGAAQHLRDARIAMIYEGTNGIQSIDLVTRKIGQSDGATVHAQIAAIRRTATRLLAANRPELGVTAARLRGAVESLDRATSYLLAALQGGRTDDALAGATPYLRLFAIVQGLASLADIALADEDDTPGRAAHEMLARFFADHVTIGADGLAADVMGGAGVLGESEAVLFP; this is translated from the coding sequence ATGACCTATCGCGCGCCCTTGTCCGATATCATAGCCACCATGCGCCACGCAGCCGGATGCGACATGGCAATCCGCGATGGCCTCTATGGCGATCTGTCGGTGGATCTCATCGCCGCCATTCTCGGGGAAGCGGGCACCTTCGCGGAAGAGGTGATCGCGCCACTCAATCGCGCGGGCGACACCGACGGGGCCACGCTGATCGACGGCCGGGTCGTGACCACGCCGGGGTGGCGCGACGCTTATCGCGTCTGGGCGGCCGGCGGCTGGAATGGTCTCGTGGCGCCGGAGGAGTGGGGAGGGCAGCGCCTGCCAATGCTCGTGCAGGTAGCGTGCCTCGAACTCTGGAACTCCGGCTCCATGGCTTTCGCGATCGGCCCGACCCTCACGGCGGCGGGCATAGAGGCGCTCGACATCCACGGCACGCCGGAACTGCGCCGGCTCTATCTGCCCAAACTCGTGTCTGGCGAGTGGATGGGCACCATGAACCTCACCGAGCCGCAGGCCGGCACGGACCTCAGCGCCCTGAAGACGCGGGCCGAACGCGCCGCCGACGGCACCTACCGTCTCACGGGAGCCAAGATCTTCATCACCTATGGTGAGCACGATATCACCGACAATATCGTGCATATGGTGCTCGCCCGGCTCCCGGATGCCCCGCCCGGCAACCGCGGCATTTCCTTGTTCCTGGTGCCGAAGTTCATCGTGAACCCGGATGGCAGCCTCGGCGCCCGTAATGATGTCGTCTGCCAATCCCTCGAGCACAAGCTCGGCATTCACGGCTCGCCCACCTGCGTCATGGCCTATGGCGACAAGGGGGGCGCCACGGCTTATCTGGTGGGGGAAGAGAACCGCGGCCTCGCCTGCATGTTCACGATGATGAACAACGCGCGTCTCGCCGTGGGGTTGCAGGGCGTCGGCGTAGCCGAACGCGCCTATCAGCAGGCACTGAGCTATGCGCGGGAGCGCCGCCAGGGGCGCCGCCCGGATACGCCGCCGGGCCAATCCACGCCGATCATCGCCTTTCCCGACGTGAGGCGTATGCTGATGACGATGAAGGCCCTGACCCAGGCCGCGCGTGCCATCTGCTATCTGACGGCGGGCGCCCTCGATCGGGCGAGGCTCTCCGCTGACGCCGAGGAACGTCAGCGCGCCCACGAAACGGCCTCGCTGCTGACGCCGATCGCCAAAGCCTTCTCGACCGATATCGGCTTCGAGGTCGCCTCGCTCGGCGTGCAGGTCCACGGCGGCATGGGCTATATCGAGGAGACGGGGGCCGCGCAGCACCTGCGCGACGCCCGCATCGCGATGATCTATGAGGGGACGAACGGCATTCAGTCCATCGACCTGGTCACCCGCAAGATCGGCCAGTCGGACGGGGCGACCGTTCACGCGCAGATTGCAGCAATCCGTCGCACCGCCACGCGTCTTCTCGCCGCCAATCGGCCCGAGCTTGGCGTGACGGCGGCACGTTTGCGTGGCGCGGTTGAAAGTCTCGACCGCGCGACGAGCTATCTCCTTGCGGCCTTGCAGGGCGGTCGAACTGACGATGCCCTCGCAGGCGCGACGCCATATCTCAGGCTGTTCGCCATCGTGCAGGGGCTGGCCTCACTCGCCGACATCGCGCTTGCCGACGAAGATGACACGCCGGGCCGGGCCGCCCACGAAATGCTGGCGCGCTTCTTCGCGGACCACGTCACGATCGGGGCGGATGGCCTTGCAGCCGATGTCATGGGAGGTGCAGGCGTGCTCGGGGAGAGCGAGGCCGTTCTGTTTCCGTAG